The proteins below come from a single Gossypium raimondii isolate GPD5lz chromosome 2, ASM2569854v1, whole genome shotgun sequence genomic window:
- the LOC105788209 gene encoding uncharacterized protein LOC105788209, which translates to MWPLFSDNWESWRSEDLNLSPYPFTVSTSLLELNHVFMIHECFKPFSCICKVYCCQKNCLQRRPKSRNSFSFVLPQLISPLPQLSASKLELLSLSVIDCLQGKKKSRSRMVLLRGKT; encoded by the exons ATGTGGCCACTTTTTAGTGATAATTGGGAATCTTGGAGAAGTGAGGATTTGAATCTGAGTCCTTATCCTTTTACAGTTAGTACTTCTCTTTTGGAGCTCAATCACGTATTCATGATTCATGAATGCTTCAAGCCATTTTCATG CATATGTAAAGTTTACTGCTGCCAAAAGAATTGTTTGCAGAGGAGACCAAAGTCCAgaaactctttttcttttgtgctTCCACAACTGATTTCTCCATTACCTCAACTTTCAGCTTCAAAGCTTGAGCTACTGTCTCTTTCTGTCATTGATTGTCTGCAGGGAAAGAAAAAGTCAAG ATCAAGGATGGTTTTGCTAAGGGGAAAGACCTGA
- the LOC105789571 gene encoding uncharacterized protein LOC105789571: MIDAASGGALVDKTPEQARNLIANMAQNTQQFGLRRSDLGKRMDEGQSSMMEAQLANLTAMVGKLMTGGNAKASLCGICCLEGHTTDMCPTLQEGEANAVFPNQRRYQNRATPPGFEQQNSRQYNSSQQQTNHQNLSAETKTHTMLEQMMKMMVDQKKETDGRFQSLESAVKQLQTRASSTDVNLGNLQAQVNNRLPSQPMANPRDNVSAITLRSGKELRSSLKKAQNSDEVDKTEVRKVQFSDIEEENLALPKADLQPSQAAPKEAGKSHSQQSTALHDVANFEQETGVPELQAQTGQNDNNQPRSYVPKAPFPQCLRKEKSDDVNAEILETFRKISLGENVSAVFQKKLPIKCKDPGMFSIPCKIGDLKLDRAMLDLGASINVMPRSIYDKVQLGVLKDTGLIIQLADRSNAYPDGVLEDVLVQVNELVFPADFYVLDMEASDKSVDVPYS, from the exons ATGATTGATGCAGCGAGTGGAGGTGCATTAGTTGATAAAACTCCGGAGCAAGCCCGAAATTTGATTGCTAATATGGCGCAGAATACACAGCAATTCGGTCTCAGGAGGTCCGATTTGGGTAAACGAATGGATGAGGGCCAGTCGAGTATGATGGAGGCTCAGTTAGCTAATTTAACGGCTATGGTAGGTAAATTGATGACTGGAGGTAATGCGAAAGCTTCACTATGTGGCATTTGTTGTTTGGAAGGACATACCACAGATATGTGTCCGACATTACAGGAAGGGGAAGCTAACGCCGTCTTTCCAAATCAGAGAAG ATATCAAAACCGAGCCACACCTCCGGGATTCGAGCAGCAAAATTCCCGACAATATAATTCGTCACAACAACAAACCAACCATCAAAATCTTAGTGCTGAAACTAAGACTCATACCATGCTtgaacaaatgatgaagatgatggtTGACCAGAAGAAGGAAACCGATGGAAGATTTCAGTCTTTGGAATCGGCAGTGAAGCAATTGCAAACCAGAGCCTCGTCGACCGATGTTAATCTTGGGAACTTACAAGCACAGGTAAATAATCGGTTACCGTCACAGCCTATGGCAAATCCGAGGGATAATGTCAGTGCTATAACCTTGCGAAGTGGGAAGGAGTTGAGATCGTCACTAAAGAAAGCCCAAAACAGCGATGAGGTAGACAAAACTGAGGTAAGAAAGGTCCAATTTAGTGATATTGAAGAGGAAAATTTAGCCTTGCCAAAGGCTGATTTACAACCGTCGCAAGCAGCTCCAAAGGAAGCAGGGAAATCACATTCACAACAGTCCACTGCTTTGCACGATGTAGCGAATTTTGAGCAAGAAACAGGGGTTCCCGAGCTTCAAGCACAAACAGGTCAGAACGATAATAACCAACCTCGGTCTTATGTGCCGAAGGCGCCATTTCCACAGTGTTTGAGGAAGGAAAAGTCAGACGACGTCAATGCTGAAATTCTAGAGACTTTCCGTAAG aTTAGTCTAGGCGAAAATGTCTCTGCtgtatttcaaaagaaacttcctATTAAATGTAAAGATCCTGGAATGTTTTCGATACCTTGTAAGATAGGAGACCTTAAACTTGATAGAGCTATGCTTGATTTGGGAGCTTCTATAAATGTCATGCCTAGGAGTATCTACGATAAAGTTCAATTAGGTGTATTAAAAGACACGGGACTGATAATTCAACTTGCAGATAGAAGTAATGCCTACCCTGATGGCGTTTTAGAAGATGTTCTGGTGCAAGTGAATGAGTTAGTTTTTCCagctgatttttatgttttagacatGGAAGCTAGTGATAAATCAGTTGATGTACCCTACTCTTAG
- the LOC105788208 gene encoding F-box protein SKIP8 produces MEIAYSLSIALQSHQPLITAIIITLLSLLAVRSFFKRPHHKSNVTGTATSSAKKQAREARPPSSCNHTSNSAALLNGGAAGPAEEDMVMADVSKAVAEMQSGASMMEQLVPEITTHALSYLDYPSLCRLSMTNSLMRKAANDDNAWKALYHKDFTLEQDTVTPVNGWKAYYAATRAIMNVNSEFFNIIKDRSLSAMSRFWLNADYVKCIHASGVLFSGFNAVIQSWQHAFNWEQGVDFQVRDVRARVLTNMAWITMKTYVDMDNGAFNMTNIFEFHNGRWYLVDHHCSEMLADGDIGQQIVH; encoded by the exons ATGGAGATTGCCTATAGCCTCTCCATCGCTCTTCAATCCCATCAGCCGTTGATCACTGCAATTATCATCACCCTCCTTTCCCTCCTTGCCGTCCGTTCATTCTTCAAGAGGCCCCACCACAAATCCAACGTAACCGGTACCGCCACGTCATCCGCTAAAAAGCAAGCCAGAGAAGCCAGACCACCTTCCTCCTGCAACCATACTTCCAATTCTGCGGCGCTCCTTAACGGAGGTGCTGCTGGTCCGGCGGAGGAGGATATGGTGATGGCGGATGTTTCGAAGGCTGTGGCAGAGATGCAGAGCGGGGCGTCAATGATGGAGCAGTTGGTCCCGGAGATTACAACCCACGCGCTTAGTTACTTGGATTATCCAAGCCTTTGTCGGCTTTCCATGACTAATTCGCTTATGAGAAAGGCAGCTAATGATGATAATGCCTGGAAAGCGCTTTATCACAAG GATTTTACTTTGGAGCAAGATACAGTAACACCTGTTAATGGGTGGAAGGCATACTACGCAGCTACAAGAGCCATTATGAATGTTAATTCCGAATTCTTTAACATCATCAAAGATAGGTCTCTTTCAGCTATGAGTCGTTTTTGGCTGAATGCGGATTATGTAAAGTGCATTCATGCGTCAGGGGTTCTTTTTTCAGG GTTTAATGCTGTAATACAGAGTTGGCAGCATGCATTTAATTGGGAGCAAGGGGTTGATTTTCAGGTTAGAGATGTTCGAGCTCGGGTATTAACGAACATGGCTTGGATTACTATGAAAACCTATGTTGATATGGATAACGGGGCATTTAACATGACTAACATCTTTGAGTTTCATAATGGACGTTGGTACCTTGTGGATCATCACTGCTCGGAGATGCTGGCTGACGGTGACATCGGACAACAAATTGTTCATTGA